From Thermodesulfobacteriota bacterium:
CTAGTTATATGTCTGGGCAAAAGGTACTATAGTTACTTTTTTAGTTCTTAACCGCGAATAGGAGAAAGTTGAGGAAGTCAGTGGCATGTGGAAATCTGGAGGAGGTCTTTAATTCTGCTATGATTTTAAATCGTTAAGAGAAACCTCTACCTCTTCGCAAAATCATCATTGCAAAGCTTTTTTTCTGGACAACGGGAGGCATTATAAGTGTGTTGGGCATCGTTCATGCATATTCGTAAACAGGGGTCTCAATCACTCTGGCTGGCTTTCCCCCCCCCCCCCCTTGATCAAATCTTGGAGATGTTCCACTGTATCAGGGGAAAAGAATTGCTCTCCGGTTTCCCTGCATACACGGGCTGGCACATGCTCAATAATATAGAATTTCCCTCCGTGAGTCAAAGTGTACGTGACTTCTGTTTCAATCATTGTTTCCTTCATAATTACTCACCTAATTGGTTTTGCTGCCTGATCCTGAAGTCCACCCATAGATCCAGGTCTGGTTCATAGAGTGTTATAATCTTGATCAGTGTACGGCTGGGGTAGCTGCACTGTCTTCCCCTAATAGTGTTTTACATCATCACTATCACTACCTGAAATAGCTGTCGGCTTTTTCAAAATAACAAGATTCCTTACTTCGTTCGGAATGACAAATGAGAGAGTCAAAATGATATAGCGGGAGTTTTTTAAAGCTCTCAAACCAATCAGGGTAAAATCTGTAAAAATTTAGCAGCGTGCATGACTCGCACCCGGCCATCGAGAAAATCTTCATTTCCTTCTAATGTGAGTTGATATAGACAAGGAATATTTAACCGCTCCCCGGGATAGTTGTCGTTTAATAAGCATGATTATTTTTACCATGAGGCAAAAATAATCACAACTAAATTTGCCGATAAGCAAAATAATTACGGTACTAACGCCCATTTCTCTACATACTTTTTTAATATGTTTCCTTCGCTCAAAAACCTAGAAACCCTGGAAAATCCTGAATAAGACTGGCTAAAATAATTTCGCGGATTATATTCAATCCCTGGTTTTATCATATACAGATTCTCCTTAGCCCTGGTTGTTGCCACATAAAAAAGCCTTCTTTCTTCTTCGATATTTTCCGCACTGTCCAGAGAATAGGAGGATGGTAAGTAACCGTCAACAAGGAATATTATGAAGACTGTATGCCATTCGAGTCCTTTAGCTGAATGAATTGTAGACAAGGTTAAATTTTCTTTTTCTTTATCAATGGCACCTGCATCAATTTGACTTATTTCCAGTGGTTCCAGGGTTACATCGACTAAAAATTGCTCTAAATTATCATATCTTTCACAAATTTTTACTAATGAATAAAGGTCATTGAGCCTTTTGTTGAAATCATCATATTTATTCTCTAAGAGAGGTTTGTAGTATTCAAGAAGTATTCTTATTTGTTCTGTTGGAGGGATGTCTTTAGCGGAAATCTGTTCAAGCGTTGAAAATAACTTAGTTAAATCTTTATGGTATTTCTTCATTAAAAAGCTGTTTTCTTTTAAAAACTGCAGCCCGGTTTTATTGTCAACGATTTCAGAGGTAATATCATTTGCCGTCTTTGGACCTATCCCTTCTATCAAAAGTAATGTCCTATGCCAGCTGATAGAATCCAGGGGATTGAAAACAACCCTTAAATGGGCGATTACATCTTTAACATGGGCTGTTTCAATGAATTTAAAGCCGCCATATTTTACATAAGGGATTTTGTGGCTTGCCAATTCAATCTCTAAATCATTTGAATGCCAGGCAGCTCGAAACAGAACAGCAATATTATTTAAAGGTATACCCCCATCTCTTAATTCTGAGATTCTCTGGATTATAAATTTTGACTGGTAATTTTCATTTTGTGTCTCAATGAAAACAGGTTTTTTTTTGCCTTCTTTTCTGGTGAATAAGGTTTTAGAATATTTTTCCTTTGCATGTTGGATAATCTCGTTAGTCAGGTCAAGAACCGACTGGATGCTTCTATAGTTTTGCTCTATGGTTATGATCTTTGTGTCTGGAAATATTCTGGGGAAGTCCATAATATTCCTGAAGTTGGCTCCCCGGAAGGAATATATACTCTGGGAATCGTCTCCTACTGCCATAATATTTTGATGTTCTGAGGCAAGGAGCCGGGCTATGTTTGCCTGTAATCTGTTTGTATCCTGGTATTCATCTATCATTATAAATCTGTAAAAATTGGATAGTTTGGCTCTGATGTCATCATTTTCCTGCAGGAGGATTTTCAGGTAAATAAGCAAGTCATCATAATCCATAATGGATTTGGTTTTTTTATATCTTTTGTATTCTTCGTATATCTTTTGCAGATCATATGAATTTTCTGCGAACTGAGGGTAATCTTCTATCAGGACGTCTTCAATGGGACAGCCTTTGTTGATGGATTTGCTAATAACATTTGTAACAGCCTGTTTCCTGGGAAATCTTAATTCCTTCTTGTGAAATCCAAATTGTGCCCTTATCAGGTTAATAACATCTTCGGAGTCCCCGCGATCCAGGATAGTAAAATTATTGTTGAATCCGATAAGATTGGCATATCTTCTGAGGATGGTATTCGCAAAAGAATGGAAAGTCCCCCCTGATACCTTTCCGCATCTTTCATCCAGGATTTCAGAAGCTCTTCTCAGCATCTCATGGGAAGCTTTTCTGGTAAAGGTAAGCAGTAATATATGCTCTGGTTTTACACCCTCTTCCACCAATCTGGCTACCCTATATACCAAAGTTCTGGTTTTTCCACTGCCTGCGCCTGCAATAACCAGAATTGGCCCATCAACGACCTCTACAGCCTTAAGCTGAGCTTCGTTAAGCTCATCTTCGTATTTAATCTTAAAGGGCTTCTTTGCATCTGCCTCTGATTCTATGGTTTTTAAGGTGTATTTTTTCATGTGTTATTTCTCATTTCAAGTGGGTCAAGGGTGAGGGTAAAGTTTATATTACCTCTCACTCACTTTAAGAAAGAAGCTACTATATCTTGCTGATGGCTAAATGCTGACCGCTGAATGCTTACTATAATTCCAACTCCTCTAAATCATGTATAATGAAGTCCCCTGCCATCTTCTTCTCTCTATCAAGAAAGATGGCATTGGCACCTGCCTCCCTGGGGGCGATGTAATCATATTCCCAATGGTCGCCGATATGGAGGAACTCCGAGGGCGATATATCCAGTCTATTACAGATAGTCAGATAGCTGTCCGGGGTCTTCAACTGTTTGAAATCGGATATTACAGAAAAATCAAACTTAAAGAACTGCTTGATTGTCTTTATCTTTACATCCAGGAATTCCCTTGGCATGGCTGTAGTAAGTATCAGGGTAAACCTGTCCTCCAGCCTCTCCAGGGTAGGAATGACATCCGGAAATACCTCTATTCTGGACTCATACTTGGAAAGTATCTCTTCAAAGCTGGTTTGCAGACCGAAGTGCTCAATCCAGTGATTCATCTCGTACCAGCGCAAATCACCTTCTCCGACCTTCTCATACTCCGATATGGTATAAGCCTGAGCATCTTCAAAATTCATACCCTCTTTTTTTGCTATGAGGCAGGGAAGCTCCTCCAGCCAGATCAGGTTGTTGAACTCCATAGGAACCAGCGTACCGTCCACATCAAAGGATACTACCTCTATTTTCTCTTTCATCGGCTTACTCTCTTTCTCCGAATATTGCCGTTCCTATCCTGACTATGGTTGCCCCCTCTTCAATGGCTATCTCAAAATCACTGGACATCCCCATAGAGAGCTCCCTCATGGAGATATTTTCAAGTCCTTCTCGCTCAATCTCCTCTTTTAATTCCCTCAATGATTTAAAGTAAGAACGGGCGTCTTCCGGATCATCGAAGTAGGGGGGCATTGTCATCAGACCTTCTACCTTTATGTTTGTTAAGTTGGCGATTTCTGAGACAAGGGAGATAGCTCTATCTCTTTCTATGCCCGATTTTGTAGTCTCATGGGAGATGTTTACCTGAATCAAGACACTGACTCTCTTCCCGGATTGTTTTGCCCTTTTATCAATCTCTTCTGCCAAAACTTTCCTGTCCACTGAATGGAACATGTCGAACATGCTAACTGCCTGTTTTACCTTATTGGTCTGGAGATGACCAATCATGTGCCAGAATAAGGGCACGACGCGCCGTGCCCCTACCTGATGGCCTATCTCTTCAATCTTTTCCTTCGCCTCCTGCACGTAACTCTCACCTAAAATGGTTGCCCCTGCTGATATAGCCTCCCTGATCTCTTCAACCTCTATCGTTTTCGAAACAACTACAAGTTTAACCTCCCCAGGGTCTCTGCCAGCCTTAAGAGCAGCCTTTTCAATCCTTTCTTTTACCGATAATAAGTTGTCAGCGATTTTCGACATCTGGTAATCCTGAGAAAGAATGTTGGTAGTGTCTTTTATTACATGTTAGCCGTCTGTTGCAGGCAGTTTTAAAAGAACCATCCTATTTTTCTCTAAGGAATCGCTACTTCTTTTTCTTTAACAACACTGGAAAGAGAGTCAAGAACGAAATCCTTTGCATTGAGTATTTCAAGAAGAACAGGCTCACCGTCTTTTGAAAAATGGATAATCATCTGCCCTTCTTCCTCTGCGTAATCTATCTGCTTATCTGAAAGCTCGATAAGAAGGGCATCAACATCCTTGCTGTATCTAATCTTTCTCATACCTTGACCTCCTTCCGGGATAAACGGTTACAATATAATATCCCTCTGTTCCTGTTTCATAGACAACCCTAACTACATGAGAATCATCTATACCTTTTTGGGCGACCAATCTTCCCTCGTAACCTTCTTCTATTTTATCAGGAAATCTGATAATATCTTCAACCATTTCTTTTGAGATATCAAAACCATGTGCCTTTAAAATCTCAATTTTTAACAGAGAATGTAAGCTAAACTCTATCTTTTTGGACATTATAACCCTTTTCCATAAACATTCATGTTGAACAAAGCCTTACCCCCCACCCACTCTTTGCAAAGCCTCCACCACTTCACATATTGGAAGACCAATCACATTGGTATACGAACCTTTTATCTCCCTGATCATAAAAGAACCCTTTCCCTGAATCGCATAACCTCCAGCCTTATCAAACGGCTCCCTGGTCTTAATATATCTCTGGATTTCCTCTTCGGTAAGCTCCTTAAACGTTACGGTTGTTTCCACAGACTCCTTGACTGATTCTCCATTACCTGTGTTAAGGATACAGAAACCTGTTATTACACGGTGGTCTTTACCGCTGAGTTTTAAGAGCATTTGACAGGCATCCTGTTCTCTGGCAGGTTTCCCTAAAATTTCCCCATCCACCAAAACAATAGTATCAGCTGCTATTACACATGAGTCTTCTGAGAGGGGTATGGCGAACTGTGCCCCTACTAAGGCTTTCTCTTCAGCCAGGCGAAGTACATGTTCTACTGGATTCTCTCCGTCTTTGATCTTCTCCTCCACTTCGCTGGGAATAACCTCAAACCGCAGCCCAATCTGCTCCAGTAACTCCTTCCGTCTTGGTGAAGATGAAGCAAGAAACAGTTTCATAATCTTCAGAATAGCTCCCCCAGTTCCTTTGAGCGATTGGTGGCAGCCTCAACGGCATCTATTATGACTGCTCTCAGTCTGCCTGCCTCCATGACGTGGAGACCTGTAATGGTTGTACCTCCGGGCGATGTAACCCTGTCTCTCAGTTGAGAAGGAGTTTCTCCGGTTTCGAATATCATCTTTGCCGAGCCGAAGACTGTCTGTACAGCCAGAGTTTTGGCAGTATCCCGATTCAGGCCAACCTTCACTCCTGCATCTATAAGGGCATCAATAATTAAGAAAACATAAGCAGGACCGCTCCCGCTAAGCCCTGTTACCGCATCCATGTATCTCTCTTCAACTACTACTGTCTTACCAACGGCATCAAATATATTCCTGGCAATATCCAAATCCTCTTTGGTAGCTTTCGATCCGGGAGAGACGGCTGTAACCCCTTCTCCGACCAATGCCGGTGTATTTGGCATAACTCTGACTATCCGGCTGTTGTTTTTGAAATTGCTCTCAATATACTTTAATGTAACACCAGCAGCAATGGATATTACAAGTTTAGAAATATCAACAGCCTTGGCAATCTCCTTTAGAACAAACCCTATAGTCTGGGGTTTTATTGCTAAAACAATAACTTCCGCCTGAGATATAAGCTCAAGGTTACTTGGGGTAGTTATGATCCCAAAGGAATTGCTGAATAATCTCCTTCTGTCCTCCGATACATCTGATGATACTATGTTCTTCGGAGAAACTACCCCTGCCCTTATAATCCCTTTAATAATTGCCTCTGCCATATTGCCTGATCCAATAAATCCGATTTTTTTATCATCAAGCATCTTTCTCCCCTTCTATTTACTTATTTTGAGGGCTTTTAAAAAATATCCCTTTTTGCTTCAGCGTTCATTTAATGAATCTAAGCCATTTTCATAATAAAGTCAATCTATTATACCTACCGTTCTTATCAATCACCATCGGTTTTTCTACCTTGTTTATGGTTATTCAAATTTAGGGTAACTACATACTTGACATACCTTATAAAACAGACTAGTATTATTTTCCAGGGTATAAGCATTATTCCATTACTGCCCGGGAGGTTAACCCTCTGAGAAAATGGGTAATACAACTGTACCTCAGGAGAGTGAAGCGTTTAAACAGGGGGTTTTCTTTCCTGAAAAGAAAGGAAGGGAGGTTGGATCATGGCAAAAGAAAGGAAATTCTGGGATGAAGGGGTAGAGACTCTGCCTCTGGATAAGCTGAAGAAACTCCAGCTGGACAGGCTTCAGGAGATGGCTACACGAGCTTATGAAAAGACGCCTTTCTATAGAAAGAAGTTTGATAAAGCAGGGGTAAAACCTTCGGACATCGCAACGCTGGAAGACATTCGCAAACTCCCCATAACTGAAGATGCTGACACTCGGGGAAAACCGATTATTGACAGGCTGGCTGTCCCTGAAGAAGAGGTCAAAGTCTTCAGCTCTACAACAGGTACCACTACAGGTATCCCCGAACCTCTGGCTTTTAACAAACATGACATTAACACTTTCTTTGATGGAGAAGCAAGGGGAAAATGGGCAATAGGGGTCAGACCGGATGATGTTGTCCAGATCATGACCAGGTGAGACACCTGTAGCTTCAGCTACAGACTGTTCGGGGCAACAGTCATAATGCCAGCTATCCTTCGCTACAAACTAGACCAGGAGATAAACTTGGCTATAAAAGTCGGAGCCACAGTTATTGAATACATGCCCAGTTTCATGCTGGCGTACTTCGAGCGAGCCCGAGAAATAGGCATTGACATAAGACAGACGAAGTTGCGGATTGCAATAGGAATCGGTGAACCCTGGTCTGAAGCCAACAAGAAAAATTTCTTAGCCCAATATGGAATGCCCTATTTTTCATGGTGGGGATCTATGGATTTAGGCATAATGGGTGCTGATTGTGAAGCCCGAAGCGGAATGCACCTTTTCGCAGACCGCTATATTATTGAGGTTGTTGATCCAGAAACGGGGAAAGCTCTTCCGGACGGGGAGGAAGGAGAATTCATCATTACCGCCCTGTCCAATCAGACGATGCCCCTCATCAGATACAGACCTGGAGATGTAGGAAGGATGTTTCCCTATGAACCCTGCTCATGCGGTCGAACCCTGCCGAGGATGAGCTCTGTCAGAGGGAGAGTTTCTCACTTAATTAACATCCGGGGCAAAAAGATTCTGCCACTTGATGTTGAGGAGGTAGTTGCAAGTATCGACGGTCTGGCAGGCGATTATATGGTGGACGTATACAAACCTGGAGAAATGGAAAAACTAAAGGTGAAGATAGAATATAAACCAGATGTACAAAACCTGAAGACCCTTAAGGATAAGGTGCATGAAGCGTTTCAGCGTAATTACGGCTTAGACAGCGATGTAGAACTGGTTCTAAAAGGGTCCCTTAGCACCGGCTTCGCATTTAAGACAGCCCGCATAACCAAAACGTATTAGGAGGAAACCACATGGAAGATAAAAGAAAATACTGGGATCCTGAAAAAGAGACAATGCCCTTGGATAAGCTCCAGGAACTTCAGGGGCAAAGGCTCCGGGTGTTGACAACACTTGCTTATGAAAAGACATCACTCTACCGTCGAAAATTCGATGAAGCAGGTATAAAACCATCAGATATAAAGACAGTTGAGGATATCAGGAATCTCCCATTAACTGACGATGTAGAGGACATCCGAAACAGACCGCTCTCAGACAGACTGACCGTCCTGCCAGGGGAGATAGAAAGATTCAATTCCACCTCCGGCACCACGACGGGTATGCCTGAGCCCATACCATTCAATAAGAAAGACACAGATACCCTTATAGACGCTGAGGCACAGGGAAGATGGACGGTAGGAGTAAGGCGTAATGATACAGCTCAGATCCTGACCAATTATGACATTTCTGAAATGGGCTATGACAGGTTAGGTGCAACATTTCTCCTTCTCAGCGCAGGAAGATTTATGCTGGACAAGCAGATAATGATAAGCAAGACGGCCGGGGTAACGGTTTTAGAGCATTTCCCAAGCCAGCTGAAGAGGTTTGCGTCCCAGGCACAGGAAATGGGAATCAATGTAAGAGACCTTCATTTAAGGATGATTATAGGTGTGGGAGAACCTCTTCCGGATTCCGAGAAAATTCAACTGGAGGAACTCTTTGGTGCACCTGTAATGACCTTGTGGCATATGATGGAATCAGGACCCATCGCTGCAGAGTGTGAAGCAAGGAAAGGATTGCATATCTTTTCCCATCGGTCAATCCTTGAGGTTGTTGACCCTGAAAACGGAGAGGCACTTCCCTATGGTGAAGAGGGAGAATTGATTGTAACCCCCCTGCTATATGAAACGATGCCGCTAATCAGATACAGGACAGGTGATGTAGCAAAAATACTGCCCTATGAACCCTGTTCTTGTGGCCGCACACTGCCAAGGATGAGCCTTGTCAAAGGAAGGGTATCACAAATAACAGGCAGAAAGGGTAAAAAACGCGGGAGGCTATAAAATTCCGGACATTACGTCCTTTATCACCTGATATATTTACATATCTTCTTCCAGGGCGAATTCCCACTTACAACTGACATCCTCAGGAGACTTTCTGGGAGGGCCATCCAGGAACCTTACCTTTACCCTGGGGTCAATACTCTCGGCGTATTTCTGGAAAACTATAGTTCCCACCGGTTCACATGTGAATTCTTTTCTCCCTGCCCTTTCCATTGCCTCAAGGGAAGGACACTTGTAAAGGGCAAAGACCCCTCTTTTCTCCGATACTTCCTCTATCTTCTGTTCCATACAGGGGACAAAGGCAGACTGTTTTAAGGTCTCAATAATCCCCGGAATACCTTCCTCTTTTATCCCAAGGGTCTTTCTCAACAACCTTGCTTCATAAGGAAAGTATCCTTCCCATGCCTTCGTATCCATCTCGAGGGCCGCCTCATAGCCAAACTTCTTTTCCACTTCAAGAAACCAGAATCCGTCAAGGGCAAGAAATAATCTTGCATATACCTTTATCAGGTTTATCAGTTCCTCCTTAGAAAGCCTGGCGAGATCCATTTCCTTCATAATACTAACCTCCTTGTGTATTTTAGAATACTTACCTATCTGTAATTCTTAAGCCTCAAGCATTCCCCCCGAATCCTTGAATCCTTGACTCCTCATGATTTCACCAACTTTTTTGGAGATGATCCATGTTTATTGGTCAGACCCAGTCTCCTCCACGTTATCTTTTCCACTTTGATATTTCCAAACCGCCACGTTATGTTCTCGCAGGCTGCTAGAAAAGCAGTGAGTACCATCATTCTTTGAAACAAAATAGAGATAACCTACTTTAGCAGGGAAAAGAGCGGCTCTTATAGAGTCCTCTCCTGGGTTAGCAATCGGACCTGGAGGAAGCTTGTAATGTAAGTAGGTGTTGTAAGGGCTCCTTCTTTTGAGATGCCTTTTAGTTATATTGCCATCGAAATTGGCAATACCATAGATAACAGTTGGATCACTTTGCAGTTTGATACCCTTCTTAAGCCTGTTATGGAATACAGCCGAGATTAAAGGGCGCTCCGATGGTTTTCCAGTCTCCTTTTCAATAATAGAGGCAAGGGTAACAACTTTTTTCATTGTAAACCCCAACTGTTTTGCTCTTCCATCGTATCTACTGGTATAAACCCTTTTAAACCGGCTTACCATCATTTTCAATATATTGCTTTCGCCTATATATCGGGGCATACTGTAGGTATCCGGGAACAAATAACCCTCTAGGCTATCCCCCTCGATTCCCAAAGATGATATAAAAGAGGGGTCAAAACACTTTTCAAGAAAACTTTCACTATTGGCGAGTTCGAGACTGTCCAGTAAATCTGCTACCTGATATATATTATACCCCTCCGGTATTGTAACAAAATGCTCAACTACCTTTCCTTTAACCAATATATCCAATATCTCTAAAGGCACCATGGCTGTATTCAGGGAATACTCTCCCGGTTTAATCCTCTTAGCTGCCTGATGGAATCTAACTAATAAGGAAAACCCCCTTATATCTTTAATAATCCCTTCCTGTTTCAGAAGCTCAGCCGCTTCAGTGAAAGTGGCTCCTGGATGAATATAGACCACTTTATAGATCTTTGTATAGCTGGCAGGAGTAGCAAGATACAGAAAGATACTCAGTGCCACTAATAGTCCCAGGACAATCAACAACATCAGGATATAAGAAATAGCTCTCTTCATTTTAGCTTACCCTGTCCTGCTGTCTAAGTATCCCTGCAAAATGAATACTGCTGCCATTTTATTGATAACCTTCTTCCTCTTCTTACGACTGATATCCGCCTCTAACAAAAACCTGTTGGCAGCTACTGTAGAGAGCCGTTCGTCCCACGCAATTACAGGGATATTCAGAATCTTTTTAATGGTCTCTACCAGGGCTAGCACCTCTTCTGCCTGCTTACCTATGGTACCATCCATATTTTTAGGCAGCCCCACTACTATCTCTAAAGGATTATATTGGTCCATCAGCTTCCTGAGTTCTTCAAGGTCGCTATCCAGATTCTTACGCGTTATAGTCGTAACCCCTTGAGCGGTCCATCCCATATCATCGCTCACTGCCACACCAATGGTCTTACTCCCCACATCCAGACCCATTATCCTCATGTATCCTTCTCCAAGATTTTAGAATCAGACAGGTAAAAACCGGGCAAATTTATTGATTATGATATAATATACGCAACCTGGAAGTCAAGGAATTTGGACGTTTTTGTTCTTGACTAACTTATATATCTCAAGTAAATTAGCTAAGTCAACTACCATCGGCTAAAACCGATGATTTGAGGATTCAAGGATAATAAAAGGTCATTTCATGTTTAATGCGATAACGGATGTAGAAGGGATCAGGGTAGGACATGCCAGCGACTTTGAAGGTCTTACAGGGTGTACCGTAATCCTCTGTGAAGACGGGGCAACCGGCGGGATCGACATCAGAGGATCAGCGGCAGGAACACGCCAGACAGATTCCCTCCAGTCACAGCATCTCCTTGAAGAGGTCTATGCTATTCTCTTAGCTGGTGGGAGTGCCTTTGGCCTCGATGCTGCCGGAGGAGTAATGAAATATCTGGAAGAAAAGGGAAAGGGGTTTCCCACCTCTGCCACAAAAGTCCCTATCGTACCAACCGCAATAATCTATGACCTTTCCTTCGGAAGCTACAAGGTCCGACCCAATAAGGAGATGGGCTATAAAGCCTGTAAGGCTGCAACATCTGGAAAAGTCAAGGAGGGAAGCATTGGAGTGGGTACAGGAGCTACTGTTGGCAAGCTCTTTGGTATCGAGAGGGCAATGAAGGGAGGGTTTGGCACAGCCTCCAAAAAACTCTCAAATGGCCTGATTGTAGGAGCGGCTGTTGCAGTAAACGCATTCGGTGATGTAGTAAACAACGAGATTAGAGAAATAATTGCTGGTGCCAGGGATTCCGAGGATGGGCATTCGCTTATAAACTCTTTTGAACATATGAAGAAAGGGATAACGGGCAAAGAGGAATTCTTTCAGAATACAACCCTTGGGGTTGTGGCTACCAACGCCCTTTTAACTAAAATGCAGGCAATCAAGGTTGCCCAGATGGCACACACGGGGTTTGCCAAAACAATATCCCCAATACATCTGTCGTCTGATGGAGATCTGGTCATCACCCTTTCAACACGTAAATTAAAGGCAGAGATTAATACCATTGGACTTCTGGCTGAAGAGGCTATAATCGAAGCGGTCAAAAGAGCAGTCATTGCCGCTGATGGTTTCGGGATTGTACCGGCTTATAAGGATATTGTTAAGAATCACATCCCTTGAAATGATGTCTTTTGTAAACAACACTAAAGAAGTACTACGATTACTCAAAGATGCCGAAGGATACATATCCGGCGAGAGAGTCGCCCGGGGATTAAACATCTCAAGGGCAGCTGTCTGGAAACAGATATGTAAACTTCGGAAAGAGGGGTTTTGTATTGATGCCCAATCCAGATTAGGTTATCACCTGGTTATCCCCCCTGATAAGCTGATCCCCCTGGAAATCAAAGATGGCATTAAGACATCCTTCGTTGGACAGGAGATATTCTATTATCCAAAGACAGAATCAACAAATTTAATCGCCAAAAACCTGGCAATAAATGAAGCCAAAGAGGGAACTGTTGTCACAGCGGAGGAGCAGACTAAGGGGAGAGGCAGACTTGATAGAAGCTGGTTATCCCCTGCGTATAAAAATATTCTTATGTCTATAATCTTTCGTCCGGATGTTCGACCTTCGCAGGTATTCTCATTAACAATGCTTACCTCCCTGGCTGTAGTCAAGGCAATTAAAGCCATTACTACACTAAACGCTCTCATAAAATGGCCCAATGATATATACATAGGTGGTAAGAAAATAGGGGGGATTCTGACAGAGTTTAGCGCTGAACATGACCGGGTAAACTTTGTAATTGTGGGAGTAGGGTTAAACGTGAATTTTGATCCTTCAATTTATCCGGAAATTAAGGATACTGCTACGAGCCTTTCAAAGGCATTGGGAAAAGAAATCTCCAGAGTAGTACTGCTCCGATCTATTCTAGAAGAGACAGAGAAAGGCTACAATTTACTTAAGAAAGGCAAGGTTACTCAAATCCGTAATGAATGGAA
This genomic window contains:
- the mltG gene encoding endolytic transglycosylase MltG, whose translation is MKRAISYILMLLIVLGLLVALSIFLYLATPASYTKIYKVVYIHPGATFTEAAELLKQEGIIKDIRGFSLLVRFHQAAKRIKPGEYSLNTAMVPLEILDILVKGKVVEHFVTIPEGYNIYQVADLLDSLELANSESFLEKCFDPSFISSLGIEGDSLEGYLFPDTYSMPRYIGESNILKMMVSRFKRVYTSRYDGRAKQLGFTMKKVVTLASIIEKETGKPSERPLISAVFHNRLKKGIKLQSDPTVIYGIANFDGNITKRHLKRRSPYNTYLHYKLPPGPIANPGEDSIRAALFPAKVGYLYFVSKNDGTHCFSSSLREHNVAVWKYQSGKDNVEETGSDQ
- a CDS encoding biotin--[acetyl-CoA-carboxylase] ligase, with translation MVSGLYRLIRILLRITSLEMMSFVNNTKEVLRLLKDAEGYISGERVARGLNISRAAVWKQICKLRKEGFCIDAQSRLGYHLVIPPDKLIPLEIKDGIKTSFVGQEIFYYPKTESTNLIAKNLAINEAKEGTVVTAEEQTKGRGRLDRSWLSPAYKNILMSIIFRPDVRPSQVFSLTMLTSLAVVKAIKAITTLNALIKWPNDIYIGGKKIGGILTEFSAEHDRVNFVIVGVGLNVNFDPSIYPEIKDTATSLSKALGKEISRVVLLRSILEETEKGYNLLKKGKVTQIRNEWNAHSLITGKPVRIASFGITEEGVAESVDEDGCLILLDYKGKRKRIFSGDVSLKIDR
- a CDS encoding P1 family peptidase, encoding MFNAITDVEGIRVGHASDFEGLTGCTVILCEDGATGGIDIRGSAAGTRQTDSLQSQHLLEEVYAILLAGGSAFGLDAAGGVMKYLEEKGKGFPTSATKVPIVPTAIIYDLSFGSYKVRPNKEMGYKACKAATSGKVKEGSIGVGTGATVGKLFGIERAMKGGFGTASKKLSNGLIVGAAVAVNAFGDVVNNEIREIIAGARDSEDGHSLINSFEHMKKGITGKEEFFQNTTLGVVATNALLTKMQAIKVAQMAHTGFAKTISPIHLSSDGDLVITLSTRKLKAEINTIGLLAEEAIIEAVKRAVIAADGFGIVPAYKDIVKNHIP
- the ruvX gene encoding Holliday junction resolvase RuvX, whose product is MRIMGLDVGSKTIGVAVSDDMGWTAQGVTTITRKNLDSDLEELRKLMDQYNPLEIVVGLPKNMDGTIGKQAEEVLALVETIKKILNIPVIAWDERLSTVAANRFLLEADISRKKRKKVINKMAAVFILQGYLDSRTG